A section of the Engraulis encrasicolus isolate BLACKSEA-1 chromosome 8, IST_EnEncr_1.0, whole genome shotgun sequence genome encodes:
- the ercc2 gene encoding general transcription and DNA repair factor IIH helicase subunit XPD has protein sequence MKINIDGLLVLFPYDYIYPEQYSYMLELKRTLDAKGHGVLEMPSGTGKTISLLSLIVAYQKAYPLEVTKLIYCSRTVPEIEKVVEELRKLLEYYSKETGKDNDFVALALSSRKNLCVHPEVSSLRFGKEVDGKCHSLTASYIRTQRHSNPSLPSCRFYEEFDAVGRQVPIAPGVYNLDDLKDYGRRKGWCPYYMARYSILHANIIVYSYHYLLDPKIADVVSKELAKQSVVVFDEAHNIDSVCIDSMSVNITRRTLDRCQQNVDTLQNTIQRIKETDAAKLKQEYRQLLEGLKEAGVARETDVFLSNPVLPDEILQEAVPGSIRTAEHFIGFLKRFLEYMKARLRTHHVVQESAPQFLKDIFEKVCIDRKPMRFCAERLSSLLRTLEIADLADFSAITLISHFATLVSTYSKGFTIIIEPFEDRTPTIPNPVLHFSCMDASIAIKPVFERFQTVIITSGTLSPLDIYPRILDFHPVTMASFTMTLARTCLCPLIVGKGNDQVAMSSKYETREDFAVIRNYGNLLLEVSAIVPDGIVAFFTSYIYMENIVAAWYEQGILENVQRNKLIFIETPDAAETSMALEKYQEACENGRGAILLSVARGKVSEGIDFVHHYGRAVIMFGVPYVYTQSRILKARLEYLRDQFQVRENDFLTFDAMRHAAQCVGRAIRGKTDYGLMIFADKRYARADKRGKLPRWIQEHITDSSLNLTIDETLQLSKHFLRQMAQPFKQEDQLGLSLLTLEQLQSEEMLSRINDITHKT, from the exons ATGAA GATAAACATCGATGGACTGCTGGTCCTGTTCCCCTATGACTACATTTACCCTGAGCAGTACTCCTACATGCTAGAGCTCAAGAGGACTCTTGATGCTAAG GGACATGGCGTGCTCGAAATGCCCTCGGGGACCGGCAAAACAATCTCTCTGCTGTCATTGATTGTAGCATATCAGAAA GCCTATCCCCTGGAGGTCACCAAGCTGATTTACTGCTCTCGAACAGTGCCGGAAATAGAGAAG GTTGTGGAGGAATTGCGAAAACTTCTCGAGTATTACTCCAAGGAGACGGGGAAGGACAACGATTTTGTAGCGCTGGCACTCTCCTCCCGTAAGAACCTGTGTGTTCATCCAGAG GTCAGTTCATTACGCTTTGGGAAGGAGGTGGATGGGAAGTGCCACAGTCTGACGGCATCGTACATCCGAACTCAGCGCCATAGCAACCCCAGCCTGCCGTCCTGCCGCTTCTACGAG GAGTTTGATGCAGTGGGGAGGCAGGTGCCCATCGCTCCCGGTGTCTATAACCTTGATGACCTGAAGGATTATGGACGCAGGAAAGGGTGGTGTCCTTACTACATGGCACGATACTCT ATCCTCCATGCTAATATCATCGTGTACAGCTACCACTATCTACTGGACCCTAAAATCGCAGATGTGGTCTCCAAAGAACTGGCTAAACAATCGGTGGTCGTCTTCGATGAAGCCCACAACATAG ATAGTGTGTGCATTGATTCCATGAGTGTTAACATCACACGCAGGACATTGGATCGCTGTCAACAGAACGTGGACACTTTGCAAAACACAATTCAGAG gaTCAAGGAAACTGATGCAGCGAAGTTGAAGCAGGAATACAGACAGTTACTGGAGGGGCTGAAAGAAGCTGGCGTGGCCAGAGAGACGGACGTTTTTCTGTCTAACCCAGTGCTACCAGATGAAATTCTCCAAG aggctGTTCCAGGCAGCATTCGCACAGCAGAACACTTTATAGGTTTCCTGAAGCGTTTCTTGGAATACATGAAGGCCAGACTGCGCACTCACCATGTGGTCCAGGAAAGCGCTCCCCAGTTCCTGAAGGACATCTTTGAGAAGGTGTGCATCGATCGGAAACCCATGAG GTTCTGTGCTGAAAGGCTGAGCTCATTGCTGCGCACTCTGGAGATAGCAGACCTCGCTGACTTTTCTGCTATCACGCTCATTTCACATTTCGCCACACTTGTCAGCACCTACAGCAAAG GCTTCACAATCATCATTGAGCCATTTGAAGACAGGACCCCCACCATTCCTAATCCTGTACTGCATTTCAG tTGTATGGATGCCTCCATTGCCATTAAGCCAGTGTTTGAAAGGTTCCAGACCGTCATCATCACATCAGGG ACTCTCTCTCCTTTGGATATCTATCCCCGCATCTTGGATTTCCATCCCGTCACCATGGCATCCTTCACCATGACGCTGGCACGCACCTGTTTGTGTCCTCTG ATTGTTGGAaagggcaatgaccaagtggCCATGAGTTCCAAATATGAGACGCGAGAAGATTTTG CTGTCATTCGCAACTATGGTAACCTGCTGCTCGAGGTTTCTGCCATTGTTCCAGATGGCATTGTGGCGTTTTTCACGAGCTACATATACATGGAGAATATTGTGGCAGCGTGGTATGAGCAG GGCATCCTGGAGAACGTGCAGAGGAACAAGCTGATCTTCATCGAGACTCCAGATGCAGCGGAGACCAGCATGGCTCTGGAGAAGTATCAGGAG GCTTGTGAAAATGGTCGCGGTGCAATCCTGCTGTCTGTGGCAAGAGGGAAGGTGTCTGAAGGAATTGACTTTG TTCATCATTATGGACGAGCTGTGATCATGTTTGGGGTCCCGTATGTTTACACCCAGAGTCGGATTCTCAAG GCTCGACTAGAGTACCTGCGAGACCAGTTTCAGGTGCGGGAGAACGACTTCCTCACCTTCGATGCCATGCGTCATGCGGCACAGTGTGTTGGCCGCGCCATCCGCGGGAAGACGGATTACGGCCTTATGATCTTTGCTGACAAA CGCTACGCTCGGGCTGACAAGAGAGGCAAGCTGCCGCGCTGGATCCAGGAGCACATCACCGACAGCAGCCTCAACCTCACCATCGACGAGACGCTACAACTCTCCAAACACTTCCTGAGACAGATGGCACAGCCTTTCAAACAG gAGGACCAGCTGGGCCTGTCACTACTCACGTTGGAGCAGCTCCAGTCAGAGGAAATGCTGTCGCGCATTAATGACATCACACACAAGACGTGA
- the LOC134453925 gene encoding collagenase 3-like, whose product MEPRVVSLPLLLLLLGALKESAPVSISMPETGTEAEASEAHKTFAEEYIDLYFSDVTSLNSLVMRSVTNYTFEENLEMMQSFFGLEVTGKLHNDIIQVMKAPRCGVSDISRYGHFRGQPKWEKKLITYRITQYTPDLTRRQVDDTIAHAFKLYSDVIPLDFKQITSGTADIMILFKGGYHGDFYPFDGRGGVLANANSLDDTGGGVGGLTVALHFDSV is encoded by the exons ATGGAGCCACGGGTGGTTTctctaccgctgctgctgcttctgcttggGGCCCTGAAGGAATCTGCCCCCGTGTCCATTTCCATGCCAGAGACTGGGACAGAGGCTGAGGCATCTGAGGCGCATAAAACTTTCGCTGAG GAATACATTGACCTCTACTTCTCAGACGTGACGTCGCTGAACTCCTTGGTCATGAGGAGCGTAACAAACTACACGTTTGAGGAGAACCTGGAGATGATGCAGTCGTTCTTTGGCCTGGAGGTGACAGGTAAACTACACAACGACATCATCCAGGTGATGAAGGCACCCAGATGTGGTGTGTCTGACATCAGCAGGTACGGCCACTTTCGTGGACAACCGAAATGGGAGAAGAAACTCATTACCTACAG GATAACACAGTACACCCCTGACCTGACGAGGCGACAGGTGGACGACACCATCGCCCACGCTTTCAAACTGTACAGCGATGTCATCCCTCTGGACTTCAAGCAGATCACCAGCGGCACGGCTGACATCATGATTCTCTTCAAAGGGGGAT ATCATGGTGACTTCTACCCTTTTGATGGACGTGGGGGAGTCCTGGCCAATGCAAACTCCCTCGACGacactggtggtggtgtgggtg GTTTAACAGTTGCGTTACACTTTGACTCTGTGTAA
- the LOC134453926 gene encoding general transcription and DNA repair factor IIH helicase subunit XPD-like, with protein sequence MMKLRYARADKRGKLPRWIQEHITDSSLNLTIDETLQLSKHFLRQMAQPFKQEDQLGLSLLTLEQLQSEEMLSRINDITHKT encoded by the exons ATGATGAAATTG CGCTACGCTCGGGCTGACAAGAGAGGCAAGCTGCCGCGCTGGATCCAGGAGCACATCACCGACAGCAGCCTCAACCTCACCATCGACGAGACGCTACAACTCTCCAAACACTTCCTGAGACAGATGGCACAGCCTTTCAAACAG GAGGACCAGCTGGGCTTGTCTCTACTGACTCTGGAGCAGCTCCAGTCGGAGGAGATGCTGTCGCGCATTAACGACATCACACACAAGACGTGA